The Microbacterium sp. SORGH_AS_0428 genome contains the following window.
TCCGGCCACCGGAGGCCGGGTACCTCGGGTGGGTGGATCTCTCCGCCTGCGGCTGGGGAGACGCGCCGGCCCGGCGGATCCTTCGCGAGGCGCGCGTGGCCGTCCATTCCGGTCCCGCGTTCGGCGCCGGTGGAGCGGGGCATATCCGTCTGACGCTCGGCTGCGCGCCGGAGGTGCTCACCGAGGCGATCGAACGGATCGCTGTTCTCGTCTGAGCCCGCTTGGGCATTCGCGTAGGTAAGGATACCCTTATCGAGTGACAGCCCTCGCGACTCGCCCGTCTTACCGCCCGTACATCGCGCACGTCTCGCGGACCGCGCGGCTGTCCCCGCACTTCGTCCGTGTGACGTTCTCGTGCCCGGAATTCGAGCATTTCGGCACCGCGGGTCGGGACCAGCGGCTGAAGGTGCTGTTCCCCGGTCCGGACGGTCGCGTGTGCGATGTGGGGCAGAGAGACGAGGAGGCGATCGCGCGGGGAGATTGGTACACCCGCTGGCGGGAGCTGTCACCGACGCAGCGCACCCCGTTCCGCACGTACACGGTGCGCCGTGTCGACCCCGCGAGCCGCGAGGTCGACATCGACTTCGTGCTGCACCATGATCCCGGCCCCGCGGGTGCGTGGGCGCAGGCGGCCGCGGCGGGGGACGAGATCGTCATCGTCGGTCCGGACCAGCGCAGCCCTGACTCCCATCTGGGCATCGATTGGCACCCGGGCAGCGCACGCAGGCTCCTGCTCGCCGGCGACGAGACCGCGGCACCGGCCATCGCAGGCATCCTCGAGTCGCTGACGGGCGACACCGACGTCGACGCGTTCATCGAGATTCCCTCACGACACGACGCCCTCCCGATCGCGACGCACGCGCGTGTGACGTGGCTCGCCCGCGACGAGCGCGCTCACGGCGAGGCGCTCAGCGCGGCCGTCACCTCCTGGACCGAGACCGCCGGCGAGGTGCTGGCGCGTGCCGCAGCGCCCCGCCCGCAGGAACTCGAGGACGTCGACATCGACCGCGAGATCCTCTGGGACAGCCCTGGGGATTCCGAGGGTGAGTTCTATGCCTGGATCGCGGGCGAGTCGCAGACGGTGAAGACGCTGCGCCGGTTGCTGGTGCAGGGCAAGGGAGTGGACCGCAAGCGCGTGGCCTTCATGGGCTACTGGCGACGCGGCGTCTCGGAACGCGTCGAGTAGACGCCGGGGCCTCAGGCGGGCGCGTCCGCGTCCGTGATCGTGTGATGACGCCCGAGCGGGATGACCATGGGGCGACCCGTCAGCGGGTCCGGCATGATCCTGCTCTCCAGACCGAAGACGGTGCGGACCACATCGGTCGTCAGGACGCTCGCCGGCGCTCCCGCGGCGAGGATGCGGCCGTCGACCATGGCGACGAGATGGTCGGCGTAGCGGGCGGCGAGGTTGAGATCGTGCAGCACCATGACGATGGTCGTGCCCCGGTCCCGGTTCAGATCGGTCAACAGATCCAGCACGTCGATCTGGTGGCTGATGTCGAGGAAGGTCGTCGGCTCGTCGAGCAGGAGCAGATCCGTCTGCTGCGCCAGGGCCATCGCTATCCAGACGCGCTGACGCTGACCGCCGCTGAGCTCGTCCACGGAGCGGTCGGCGAGGTGCGCGGTGCCGGTCGCCTCGAGCGCGCCCGCGATCGCGGCGTCATCGGCCGCGTTCCACCGCGCCAGTGGGCCCTGGTGCGGATGCCGACCCCGACTCACGAGGTCGGACACCGCGATGCCGTCGGGAGCGATGGGCGACTGCGGCAGAAGCCCCAGGACGCGCGCGACCTGGCGCGTGGGAAGCCGATGGATGCTCTTCCCGTCGAGCAGCACGCTCCCCGCCGCAGGCGGCAGCAGCCGTGCCATCGACTTCAACAGCGTGGACTTCCCGCATGCATTGGCGCCGACGATGGTCGTGATCCTGCCTGCGGGTACCGAGAGATCCAGCGCGTCGACGATCACCCTGTCGCCGTACGCGAGTGTGAGCGCATCGGCGACGAGCGTGTGTTCGGCGGTCATATCGAGGTTCCTCCGGCTCGGCTGCTGCGGATGAGCAGATAGACGAGATAGGGCGCGCCCAGCACGCCGGTCACGACGCCGACGGGCAGGCGCGTACCGAGCGCGTACTGCGCGATGAAGTCGGACACCAGCACCAGGACGGCGCCCACGAGTCCGGCCGGCACGACGGGGGAGCCGACGGGCCCGAGGATCCTCACGGCGATGGGTCCGGCGAGGAAGGCGACGAACGAGATGGGTCCGGCGGCAGCTGTCGCGAACGCCAGCAGGCACACGGCGGCGACGATGAGCAGGAGACGGCTGCGTTCGACACGCACGCCGAGGGCGGATGCGGCCTCGTCACCGACCCGCAGGAGTTCGAGATCGCGGGACAGGAACAGCAGCGCGGGAACGACCACCACCATGATCGCCGCGAGTGGCAGGACCTTCGCCCAACTCGCGTCGTTGAGGTTTCCCGTGATCCAGCGCATGGCCGTCTGAAGATCCCACTCCGCGGGCGCGCGAGATGATGTACGAGACCACGCTGTTGCAGATGGCTGCGACGCCGATGCCGATCAGGATCAGGCGAGCGCCCGAGCCGCCGCGCTTGTAGGCGAGCAGATAGATGAGCAGGGCCGCGGCCAGCGCGGCGCCGGTCGCGAGGAACGAGACCGATGTCTCGCCGAGGCCGAGCACGACGATCCCCGTGACGGCGGCGGCGCTCGCTCCCGAGCTGATGCCGATCACGTCCGGACTCGCCAGGGGGTTGCGCAGCATCGTCTGGAAGACGACGCCACCCATCCCGAAACAGAGGCCCGTCAGCAGGGCCGTCGTGGCGCGGGGAAGTCGCAGCTCACCGACGGTGAAGGACGCGCCCGGCACGCGCTGCCCGGTCAGGACGGCCCAGACCTCGGCGGGGGAGTAGAAGGTCTGTCCCAACATGAGGGAGAGCGCGTAGACGGCGATCGCGATCGCGGCGAGCGCGGACGTGACGACGATCCACCGTCGACGACGCCGGCGGCGTCCCGCGCGAACGAGGGTGAGCGCATCCCGGGCTCCTGCGGTCACCGTCACAGCGCCCTCACCTTCTGTCGCCGAACGATGGCGATGAAGAACGGCGCGCCGACGAGCGCGGTGATGATGCCGACCTCGATCTCCTCGGGGCGGGCGATGACGCGTCCGATGACATCAGCGCCCGTGAGCAGCACCGCCCCGGCGACCGCGCTGAAGGGGAGGAGCCAGCGGTGGTCCACGCCGATGAGCAACCGGCAGATGTGCGGGACGACCAGGCCCACGAAACCGATGGGCCCGGCGACCGCCGTGGCCGCGCCGCAGAGCAGGACGGCGCCGAGCGTCGATGCGAGACGTGCCGTGCGCACGCGCTCACCGAGCCCTGCGGCGAGCTCGTCGCCCAGTGCCAGGGTGTTCAGCGCGGGGCTGCACGCCAGGCAGACGACGAGACCGACGACCAGGAATGGCGCGACCTGCAGGATGGTGGCGCCCGTCGCGCCCCCGACCCCCGCCCACCTGCCAGAAACGGAACTGGCTCATCACATCGACCCGGGGCAGCAGGATGGCGCTCGTCAACGACGAGAAGGCGACGGCCGTCACGGCACCCGCGAGAGCGAGCTTGAGCGGCGTCGCGCCCCCTCGGCCCAGCGCGCCGATCCCGTAGACGAAGACGGCGGCGATCGCGGCTCCGACCAAGGCGGTCCAGATGTACGCGGTCGGGGTCGTAAGACCCAGGAACGCGATGCCGCAGACCACCGCCAGGGCGGCCCCGCCGTTGATCCCGAGGATCTGCGGGTCAGCGAGCGGATTGCGGGTCGCGCCCTGGAGAACTGCGCCTGCGACGCCCAGCGCCGCGCCGACTATGATCGCGAGGACCGTGCGAGGAATGCGCTTGTTCACGGCGGCGGCTCCCGCCGTGTCGACCGCCCCGCCGAGGCCCGCCCAGACGTCGTGCCATCCGACCTCGCGTGCCCCGAAGGTCACCGACAGGAACGAGATCGCCAGCAACGCTGCGAGGAGAACCAGGATCCACAAGGTCCGCCGCCGCCCCCAGCGCCGTCGCGGTGACGGCGTGGGGGCGGCAGCGTGGACAGTGGGGGCGACGCTCATCGCCGCCCGCGCCCGCGGACGATCGGTCGGATCATGATGCCTTGGCGGCGGCCTCTCCGACGAGCTTGATGTAGTCGTCGCCGTAGCTGGTGCCGATCGACAGGGGCGAGGGCGTGATCGCGGAAGAGAGCGTCGAGTCGGACGTGATCACCGCGACGGCGCCCTTGGCGACGGCGGGGATGCGCGACATGAGCGGGTCGGACTGCCACTGCGCGAGTGTCTCGTCCGTGCCGTAGGTCACGATCACCTGGACGTCTTCGAAGCTCTCGATCTGTTCGGTGCTGGTGACGATCCAGAACTGGTCGGATGCGGCCGACTGCTCCTTGACATAGGCGGAGGGCGCGAATCCCATCTCCTCGAGGTAGTCCACACGCGGGTCCGACCGGCTGTAGAAGCCGAGGTTGCTCAGGTCGGTGGGGTCGAAGTAGGACAGAAGTGAGGTTTTCCCGGCGATCGCGGGGTACTCCGCGGCCGTGTCGGCGACGTGCTTCTCGAGCGAGGAGACGAGCTCCTGCGCCTCGTCCGCCATGCCCAGCGCCGTCCCGTCGAGGACGGTCATGTCCTGCCACGAGGTTCCCCAGGCCATCTCCTGGTAGGTGACGACCGGCGCGATCTTGCTCAGGGTGTCGTACTGCTCCTGGGTCATGCCGGAGTACGCGGCCAGGATGACGTCGGGCGCGGCATCCGCGATGGCCTCGTAGTCGTACCCGTCCGTCTCGTCCATCAGCACGGGCGTCTGCGCACCCAGCTCGTCCAGCTTGTCCTTCACCCAGGGGAGAAGCCCGTCACCGTCCTCGTCGCCGTAGGTCACCTTCGGCATGGCCACCGGAACGATCCCCAGTGCCAGTGCGACATCCTGATTGCCCCAGTCGACGGTGACGACGCGCTGCGGCTTGGCGTCGATCGTGGTGGTGCCGAAGGCGTTCTCGATCGAGAGCGGGAACGCGCCGCTCTGGTCCGCACCGCCGTCGCTGGCAGCGGGCGTCGCCGCTTGCGAGCTGCAGGCGGTGAGGGCGGCGAGGGAGAGGGCGGAGACCGCGACAGCGGTCCAGCGCTTGAGCTGCATGGCGAGAAGGGCCTTTCTGGAGGGGTGCTAGGCGAGGCTACCCTAACTCAGGGCTCGGTTTCGACCCGTTCCGGCCGGGTCGTCCGGCCGGAACGACCGTGGTTGCACGCGCCGGTAGACTGAACG
Protein-coding sequences here:
- a CDS encoding siderophore-interacting protein, with the protein product MTALATRPSYRPYIAHVSRTARLSPHFVRVTFSCPEFEHFGTAGRDQRLKVLFPGPDGRVCDVGQRDEEAIARGDWYTRWRELSPTQRTPFRTYTVRRVDPASREVDIDFVLHHDPGPAGAWAQAAAAGDEIVIVGPDQRSPDSHLGIDWHPGSARRLLLAGDETAAPAIAGILESLTGDTDVDAFIEIPSRHDALPIATHARVTWLARDERAHGEALSAAVTSWTETAGEVLARAAAPRPQELEDVDIDREILWDSPGDSEGEFYAWIAGESQTVKTLRRLLVQGKGVDRKRVAFMGYWRRGVSERVE
- a CDS encoding iron-siderophore ABC transporter substrate-binding protein, translated to MQLKRWTAVAVSALSLAALTACSSQAATPAASDGGADQSGAFPLSIENAFGTTTIDAKPQRVVTVDWGNQDVALALGIVPVAMPKVTYGDEDGDGLLPWVKDKLDELGAQTPVLMDETDGYDYEAIADAAPDVILAAYSGMTQEQYDTLSKIAPVVTYQEMAWGTSWQDMTVLDGTALGMADEAQELVSSLEKHVADTAAEYPAIAGKTSLLSYFDPTDLSNLGFYSRSDPRVDYLEEMGFAPSAYVKEQSAASDQFWIVTSTEQIESFEDVQVIVTYGTDETLAQWQSDPLMSRIPAVAKGAVAVITSDSTLSSAITPSPLSIGTSYGDDYIKLVGEAAAKAS
- a CDS encoding ABC transporter ATP-binding protein — translated: MTAEHTLVADALTLAYGDRVIVDALDLSVPAGRITTIVGANACGKSTLLKSMARLLPPAAGSVLLDGKSIHRLPTRQVARVLGLLPQSPIAPDGIAVSDLVSRGRHPHQGPLARWNAADDAAIAGALEATGTAHLADRSVDELSGGQRQRVWIAMALAQQTDLLLLDEPTTFLDISHQIDVLDLLTDLNRDRGTTIVMVLHDLNLAARYADHLVAMVDGRILAAGAPASVLTTDVVRTVFGLESRIMPDPLTGRPMVIPLGRHHTITDADAPA